Within the Leptolyngbya sp. 'hensonii' genome, the region TCCTTCATCACTTTGACGATCGAGTTCATCATCGGGGGAACCCATCCGGAAGGTGCCAGCAGGGATTTCCACCAGCTTGAGCAGAATCCCCTGGCCCAGGTCTTCAGCATAGTAGCGGCGGCGCTGCTCCTGATAGTGGATGTTGATGCGATATTTGATATTGGAATCAGTCACCATAAAAGCCGAAAAATGGGACATGAATTGGGTTGGGTTGGGCAACGGTTCGGTAACACCTACTAAGCTGACCAACCCGGTTGATTTTCGGATGCCGTCACCGACATCACCGGAACAGGTCTGGGCTCTTCTCTGACACACCTGACAGATTCCCATCTGCCAGTTCTGGTACCGAAGAGTTCTGGGGAAACGACTCACAACACGAAAACCGATGTTGTTGTTGCGATCGTCCGGCGCATTATGATTGCGAATCGCAGAGCGGCAATTCCTCGGATTGTTGTTCCAGGAACCACCCCGCAAGGTCCGGAAGTGCCTGTCCCGTCTTCACCCCCTTGTCAAATCAAGTGAGGTGAATATCTGCTGGCGCAATTGCCAGGTATCACCATGCTGGAGGTGAGCGTCCCAGCTTTGCAGGGATTGCATCAGTTCTTTGAGCGAGATTTGCCCGATCGTATAGGCAGCCTGCAATCGTCGCAACCGTCTTCTACCCCGCCGCAGGTTCTCAATGCGAACTCGAATCCGATCTGGCAAAATCCGAAAACCGAGAAAATTAGCCCCATGACGGGTTTCGAACAACTGACTCTTGACGGGATGGACTTTCAACCGCATCGCGGCCAGGCACTCGTCGATCGCCTGTTGAGCTTCTTTCAGAAAACCCCAGTCATCAGAAAACAGGGCGAAATCATCGACATAGCGGACATACTTTTTGACCCGCAGCTTGCCTTTGACAAACTGGTCAAAGCCATTCAGATACCAGTTGGCAAAGAACTGACTGGTGAGGTTGCCGATCGGTAGGCCCCGTCGCCTCTCTAACGGAGTCAGGATATCATCTCCAGGGAAATGGAAGACGGCCAGGGGCTGTTCGTTACTGTTGTCGATGATGGTATCGATCAGCCAGAGGGTTTCCTGACACTTGATTTTCTGGCGAATG harbors:
- a CDS encoding RNA-directed DNA polymerase — its product is MDQATAEALMKRFRDLWSQITQFANLLDAAKKAQRGKRYRANVLAFNYNRESELLQLQEELRTQTYQPGAYRTFEIVEPKKRLISAAPYRDRVVHHALCNIIVPLVEPSFIYDSYANRIGKGTHRALDRFTRFARSSRYVLQCDIQKYFPSIDHQILKIIIRQKIKCQETLWLIDTIIDNSNEQPLAVFHFPGDDILTPLERRRGLPIGNLTSQFFANWYLNGFDQFVKGKLRVKKYVRYVDDFALFSDDWGFLKEAQQAIDECLAAMRLKVHPVKSQLFETRHGANFLGFRILPDRIRVRIENLRRGRRRLRRLQAAYTIGQISLKELMQSLQSWDAHLQHGDTWQLRQQIFTSLDLTRG